The Malus sylvestris chromosome 14, drMalSylv7.2, whole genome shotgun sequence genome segment atgttttgttgttgttgtatcctATCTGTACACCTTCAGTAGTATCGATACAAATATTGACATTATCAACACAAAATCCATACTGTAACAAGGGAGCGAGTTAACCATCAAGAGCGAGAGTCATGTATTTTGTTAGACTGAAATGTTTGTGTAAACTAGCATACCATGATACTGATACGAACTTGATTGTTATCCAAATTCACAATTTGGCAACTAGGCAAGAGAAGATTTTCCCATGTATATAAAGCCAGAAGTGTAGAATATTCACTTTGTCACAGAATTGCTCCACCAGCCATAGTAATCACTTAAAATTTTAGGTGTAATTCCAAAAACTATgtcaagaacaaaaaataaaaaacacaaacaagaaTGCTGAATGCGTTTGAGTAATTTTGTTGGAGAAAACTAAAATACAGCAGTAAAAGATTATTCCAATCAGAGCAAAAACAAAGAATTAAGAACACAAGAgtacaaccttttttttttggctgtAACTACTAACTTTTGGTTTCATTTTTTCAGATGAACTGAACAGAAGTAAAAAGGTTTCAGTTTTCTTTTACCTACCTCTTCATGATCCAACCATACTCTAGGCACATGCGATAGGTTGTCCTGATCTTGACCTCCCCTCTTCGTGCACCATTCTTTCAGTTGAGGACAACATATAATTACTAAAGACTCAAGTGAGGTAGGTAGTCCATCTTGAGACAAGGGCAGAAGCTTTGGGCAGTGTCTGAACTCCAAATGCTTGAGGGATTTGAGTTCTGAAAGTGAAGGAAGAGTGACAAGCTCCGGGCAAGAGTCCACCGTGAGTTTAAGTAGAGACGGTAAATCACCTTGTTTTATCGCCATCCACTCTTTCAAATTAAGCATGATATCAATCTCTAGCCTCTCAAGTTTCAGAAATGCAGGGTCCTCTTGAGCAACTCCGTCATTTCTGAATAAATGATGATGAATTTCTTCCACCTCATTCATTTCAATAATGGAGAGAAACTTAAGCGCTGGTAACTGCCCCAAAGATGGAAGACGTTTACAATTTTTGCATCTGTAGAGAGTAACAACAAGAAGGTCTGCAAAAGCCCGATTGCTAATCCAAGCTGGAAGAGTTGAGCCACTATAGTTTTGAATTCCTAGCTCTTGAAGACCATAATGAGGTTGCAGACATTCAAGGATTTCCTTTTCCCGTACATTCTCAACCAACAGACTACTCCACCGGAGAACCACTCTCTGGAGGGATTTCTTTGTACTCAATGAAGCTTTCTCAGCCTCTTCCTTAGTCAACACGTTTTCGAGCCTTGAAATGCGAAGTGCTCCTTTGAGATGATTCAAATTCTTCAGCTCTCCAATATTGCACCCCTGATCTCTACCGACGAGAAATGCTGACAGAGTCTGCAGGTTAGTCAAGTTTCCCAAGTATGCAGGCAAGGAATCCAATTGCCGAATGATATCAAGTTCGACATGGCGTAGGTTGGTTAGCTTCTTGATGCCCTTCGGTAACTGAACAAAGTTAACACAACCTCTCAGTTTTATGGTCTGTAAATTGTGAAGAGAATCGATTGCTTCGGGCAACTGCCTAATGGGAGTGTGAGAAACATCAAGATAGCGCAATGCTTTGACATTTCGAATGGAACTCGGTAGTTCAGAGATGAGAGTTCCACTCAAATTCAATGTCCTCAACAACTTTAAGCCCGACAAAAGATTACGAGGAACTTGTTTAATGGAAGACCTGCTACCATTGAACAAAAGCAACGTGCGAAGACGCTTAAACTTTTGGAGAACCCCACAACCCACCTCatccatatttttaaaaatcaGAGACAAATGTTGTGTcatttctgaagctccatctAACTTACCATCCACAGCTCTGAAATAACCATCCTGGTAAATTTGTTTTTCCAAAACTGAAAGCTTGATAGTATTAATCTTGTACAAGAAGTTGCTGGGATTATAAATGGGCAGTGAGAACACTGAATCAAAATCTACACTGAAATCACTTCTTGAGGGCACAAAAAAGCCTTCACTCTCCATGAAATCGAAATACAAAATACCAGTATCCTCCATTCTCTCTCTGTGCATCTCTCCAATAAAGCCTTCAGCTATCCATAACTGAACCAACTCATATTTCCTAAATTCATAATCTAATGGAAAAAGGGAACAATAAAGAAATAATGAGGATTTTAGAGATTCAGTTAAACCCTCATCTTCTACATCTGCAACCTCTATTTCACACCCAGCCTTTTCTTCCAAATTCACGTCCTCCACTATCTTAGAACCCTGGCATGAAATAAGGTCTCTGTATGTGGTGCCAGCAGAATAAGAGTCCGCAACCTTGGATAATTTATGCAGACTTACTGTTACTGAAGGAATCAGCTTTAGATTTTGCACCCCTGAATATTTGTGGTTCAGCCATTTCAATTTCTGATTGTTAGTAGCAGCATGATATTGCTGTATAATTAGCTTCATAAACTTCTCACACCCGCGTAACAAATGAGGAATGTTTACATGAACTATGAGCTTTGTATTTTTATTGAACCAGTCCCAAAACGTGCGCCCTGATTTGTGTGCCCCATAAACTAATCCACTAATATGAGCTTCATCTGCGTCAAGAGCTTTCAGATGCATCATCATCTTCGACTGCATAATTCTAAACTCCTCAAGATTTGAGCAACCATGTGTTATAATTGTTTCAAGGTTTTCTGGCATGTGCTTGGGAAACTTCCGAATACGCTTGCAACCTTTTATGTTCAAGTAAACAAGTCTCTCTAACTTTCCAATAGATCCATGGATACCAACCAAGTTTTTACAATTGTTAAGAATCAGTTTCTCTAGGTTGGGGACTAGTGACAAGTCGGGGACTTCAGTAAGGTTATGGGAATGGCAGACATCTAGGATCTTCAATGATGGAAGATACTGTGGGAAAGATAAGAagatgtgagaaataaaaacaaaaatgaaagcaCGCTGAGTTAATCATGAAAAACTGTAAAAATGAAACTACAAGGGTAGAGTGAAATACCTTTCTCCCCTTCCAGACTTGTCTCCAGCTGCTATACCTCGCTTCAAGAACAACCAGACGGTCCAAAGTAAGACCATCAGGTATAGAATTCAAAGGAAATTCAAACCAACGCGACCATTTTAATCCTTTAggaagttcttcaaaaaatCCATTGAGCTCTACAGGACAAAGTCGGATAAGGAGACTTTGTAGTATTTCTGTTGTCGCTGCAACAAGATTTTTGATAAACTTGCGTTCGTGCCTAGAAAATTGTAATCAAACATGTTATAAAATCTTATAGAGATGTCCTGATAAATACTTTTGAACAAAAACTTTAACTTTATGAATAACTTATAATTCTTGTTCAAATAATGCAATGAAATGCAAAAGGAATTGATTGTTGACAACATGAAAGAGTTGAAAATTGGCACCAAATATATCAACAAACGAAGGCCTGGTTTGGTAGTGCGGTGATTCTGTAAAAAGTTGGTatcaaaaaaagctgggagcttttttgtgtttggtaaacattcaacttcagctttttttcatagtttttggggaaaaaaagccaaaaacaagaagctgcaaaactcagctttgaaaaattgttttttttcacatctgttttacataaaattttacCAAATACTATAatagtgctttttttttttcaaaagcatttttacaaaaaagtttaccaaacactctatagctttatttcacagccgcttattctcacagcacagcagaaacagtttttttttcaaagcacagcaataccaaaccaacccgaAGTCCAATATATGTCATGGAGGTATGGCTAGGCTcatacaacaaaataaaaaataatcgattttacattaaaaaaaagggtacattttacataaaaaaaaaagggtacatttacacacacacaccaaaaaaaaaaaaaaaaattatacatttGATTTGACAGACAAGGCAcatttataaagaaaaatgggtacattataaataaattagtacaaataaaatttttaaaaatataggtacaaaatgaaattaatatatggatacaaattaaaaaaaaaaattggtacaaattaaaaatagtacAAACTAAAAGtagaaatatatgatacaaagtttaaccataaatataaataaacaaatgtaacgtttctaacactaaatgaatatatttagaaataaaatttaattacgttgatatgtaaataatttataactgaAATAATGACGTTCATTAAAAGCTAgagaccttgataaaaaattaaaaagaaataaggttttaatcaatgtaaTAGAAGAAGTTGAATTGTAGTTACCAATCAGCTTCAATTTGCAACATCGTCCCTCCTATATTTGCAGCCTCTGTAAGGGCTGCCCTCCATACCTTCACCTTGTCCAACGGTTGACCTTTTTCGTGCctggcaaatgctttcgcaaTACTTTCTGTCTGCTTCCTCACATCAGAAGGGTCCACTCCGTAGAAGACTGGTAAGACAAATTGGTCGAAGGTCCTCTTGCATTCAAGGATCATTACAAGCTCGTCAAGGCACCATCTGGAAGATGCATAGCCTTCTGAAAACACAACGATCGAGCATCGGGACTTACGGATGGTTCTCAGCAACCTCGGCTCCACATCTTCTCCTCTCTCAAGTTCATTGTCGTCTCGAAAGGCTAATAGGccttctttcttcaaagcaGCATAGAGGTGGTCGACAAAATTTTCGCGAGTGTCTTCACCTCTGAAACTCAAGAAAACGTCATAGAGGTATTGAGAACGAGAATTGCTGGAAGAGGAGGAAGTTAGAGTCATCAAATCGTCCGTTGCTGATGTCTCCGGTGGAAAATTGATCTAGTAAAACAAGCAGCTAATCAATGGAGGCCAACATTTCTGactatatattatttctttcttcGTGGCTTACTTTATTATAAAAGATGCGTATTTTTTAGTtcaagtacgatattcattgatgAAGAAAGGAATATGGACAAGCAGTAGTTTCTTCTTTTGAAAGTTGCGTATTTTAATTTCTTGgttttcctaaaatttaaatatgcaccTTAATTtcttgatcaaacaaatcaaaatcgttacgtttctttaaaaaaataaaataaaataaaatagtagagTATGAATATGAACCGATACATCACCTGTCATAATACAAATAGAatgacattaaaaaaaaatattctttaCCACTAATATTATGGCATATAGTATATCGGTTCGTGCTCATAGCACATAGAAAACCTTTGGACAACTGCAAAGTGGTAtgcataaaaatataaatataaatataatcacGTATCTAAAGGCAGCATGGTTCTTACATTTTTTTCTGTCAATACTTGAAAAGAATCTTTTTCACGGCACATTCTACTACGTTTCCCAGGCTTCCTTGCCTCTTGGCGTGCAATTTCTCTTCCCACGTCAAGAATCAAGCGATGCATATACACCTTATTATCTCTATCAATTGTTAGCAAGCATTTTTCAATGAGACTTTCCATGGCAGCAATTATGTCGAAGTCACACCCGTGGAGTATGCTAACAATGTAATCTCTGTCAATTCCAACAAAGAAACACGCAATATGGAGGAACAGCGCTCGTTCATGATCATACAAAGAATCGTAGCTTATTTTGAGTGTTCTCATGATCGAGGAATCTGGAATAGTTTTCAGTTCCTTCAATGTGCTTTCCCATGCATCTATACTTCGGCCCGATAGTGAAGAACCGAGAATAGCAAGAGCTAATGGAAGCCCTCCGCAGTATTGTACTATACTTTTTGAACGTTCCATGTAACCTTCAATTGGCTGGAATTGTTTAAAAGCATGCCAACAGAAGAGCTCCAACGATTCATTGTCGTTCAAAATTCCAACAGTACACACCTTATAACCAAATTCCAGAGCAGCGCTTAGCACCCTTGCATTTGTAGTTGTTATGATGATTTTACTTCCAAACCTTGCTTCTTTCAACCCACATGTTACAGCATCAAATTCATCCATACTCTCCAAACCATCGAGAACAAGAAAAAATCTTTGAGAGTATACGGCACGTCCAATCTCAAACTTTCCTTCACTAACATTCTTGAGTTTCACTTTTCTGCCACAAATATCATAGAGAACTCTTTCTTGTACATGCAGTAAGCCACTGGGTAGCTGTGAAGTTTCACTTATATTTTCAAGGAAACTGCTTCGATAAAATCGTGCCATGTTTAAATTATAAGCACACTTTGCAATAGTTGTCTTCCCTATTCCACTTGTCCCATGAACTACAAGCAGGCCAATGTCAGAGTATTCATCTTGTAGCCATGAATTAATGTCTTTGACACGTGAATCTATTCCAACAAGGTATGGGCTCATCCTAAAGGGGCGACTTCGTTGTACTCTTTCTTTAGTCGTTGCAACAAGATCTTCGATAAACTTGCTTGCGTTCCTAGAAAATTGCAATCAAACATGTTATGAAGTCTTATGACATGACCTGATAAATACGTTTGAACAAAACTACAACTTCACGAATATTTGGGCCATTTGGACTTGAGGACCTCCATAAGATTATTTGGGGCATTTAGTCTTAAGACCATCTCGAATGGttaggctaaaagccaaatattttagtccgaaaaatttagtttttaacccagaaacaaaTTTTCTACTTCAACCGttctagcctaaaattttaacccgggattattaaataatgaacttaggctatttttgtggataaattaaatttaaaaaaaataaataaatatgtatactttcataaattaattttaagaacattttaatctaaaaaaatttaaattttgataaatattgaaaattttaaattccgatTTATGGGCTAAATTTTGGGGATAATCTGACCTTGGTTTAGCATTTAACATTTAGCCCAAATTTTCTCCTTAGGTTGGATTGGGTTTGGGAGGAAATTTTGGgaggtaatttggtttttagccCACCATTGGAGATGATCATATGGACATGACCTGAAAATACGTTATAATGTCTTACAATGAAATGCAAAAGGAACTATAATACATTGTAAAGAAACATGCAGTCGCTACTAAAATGttttaatttcatatatatatattgggcaTTCAGACCTAAGGACCTACATAAGATTACTTTTTCATTATAACCAGCAtgctttataaatttaattttagttCTTAAATCTAAAACTCATTATCACGTCATATTAAATACCCCTAtccacttttattattttcaaacttTGTTTCTAAAATTCctaatttaatcatcaattaGGCCTTCAAAATAGGAATTTTTATTTCTGCAAATCAAATTTACCACTTTAAAATAGAAGATTTTTTATAACATTTTGCTAATGAAAATTAACTTGTATATAAAAATTTGTACAGACAAttacaaaaccaaacaaatgaaCTAATATGAGAGACGCAATAAAAAATATACACCATAAAGGTACATAAATAAGTAGGTGCATATATATAAGTACACATATATACAAGGTTCATATATATAGGTATACAAATTTGTACATAtatatgtgcatatatatatatatatatatatatatatatatatatatatatatatcggtacacaaatatatatttatgtaaatAGGTACACAAattatacacacatatatatacgtgTACATAAACACATACTTATTGTtaccacttaaatcaatttttttaccCCTATTGAATACACATTAAGTAAAAATCTTCTATTTAtaatactcaaaacaaaacaaaaacaatagtTAATAATTATTAGCTAGATTTTTGGTGATATATAAAGTCAAAGACCCAAATCAGTATTTAATCGAACACccaactttaatgaaaaagagaTCTGATTTAGGGATTATAATCTAGTTTCCTACTTATAATTCTTGTTCAAATGATACAATGAAATGCAAAAGGAACTGATAATATTATACATGTAAAGAAACATGCAATCACTAATTAaaagttttaattttcatatataaattttttcatGTCTGCACAAAAATGATCTCAAAACAATACCACCAAAATGGAAAAAAGTAGAATTGTAGTTACCAATCAGCTTGATTTAGCATGACCATCCCTGAAATATTTGCAGCCTCTGTAAGTGCTGACTTCCATCGCTTCACCTTGTCCAACGGTTGGCTTTTTACGTGCCTATCAAATGCTTCCGCAACACTTCCTTTCTGGTCCCTCACATGAGAAGGGTCCACTCCGTAGAAGACTGGGAAGACAAATTGGTCGAACTTCCTCTTGCATTCAAGGATCATTACAAGCTCGTCAAGGCACCATCTGGAAGATGCGTAGCCTTCTGAAAACACAACGATCGAGCATCGGGACTTACGGATGGCTCTCATCAACTCCGACTTGATATCTTCTCCTCTCTCCAATTCATCCCCATCTCGGAAGATTAAAAAGCCTTCTTTCTCCAAAGCAGCATAGACGTGGTCGACAAAATTCTTGCGCGTATCTCCACCTCTGAAACTCAAGAAAACGTCATAGAGGTATTCATGAGAACCAGAATCGCCAGAAAAGGAGGAACTTAGAGCCATAAAATCGGTCATTGTTGGTGTCTCCGgggaaaatagatcttgtaaaACAAGCAGCTAATCAATAGAGGAGAGGGACGGCAGCATTTCTGACTAtatattatttgttaatttctttgtGGCTTACTTTACTGTAGAAGATGCGTGTTTTAGTTTCTtaactttttttattcttttcttttgaaaGTTGCGTATTTTAATgggatgtgttatccacacacatcttttgttaatttctatctattgatctttttcaattcatccgatccgacggccgaaaattaaaaaggtgtgagaaAAGTAAAACAGGGTGTggggatatcacatccctattTTAATTTATCGGTTTTCTTAACATTTAAATATGCACCTtaattgatgatgtgacatTCAAGTGATAATAATTGAGCGGTACGTGTCAATATAGAGAGatttttaagtatgattggaATACAAAATAGTACATCAagtgtcattatataaatggcggaatttgtgtgttaaaaaattaataacttaaatattaaaaattttcaccacttatataaaaataagtgATGTATCATTCGTGTTCctatcacaataaaaaaaaattcatcaataTGGCCATGtagatattaaaaaattaaaaaaaaaactaaaaaatattttttttggtcgtcttctacctccccaaccctccttccttccttctctcCTATGTAGCAACCCGCCCAACCCTTATCTCCTCTTCGACTCCCACATCCACCCTTCCCCCTCCCTTTTTGACTCCACCCACCCAACCTCCTCTTCTCTTCGACGACCTTGTGAGCTCAAACCTTCGGCCCCCTCTACCATATCTGACGGCGATGGAGAACCACGGGGTGCCAACCAAAACTACAACCCTTTGATCGCAGATCCTTTCGATCCCCGGAGCTTTTCCGATTGCGACTGGTTCTGATGTCGCCTTCGATTCAGACCATGACGTCAGTGCTTCGTCACTGACCTCCTTGATCGCCATAACTTAGAGCAATAGCCCAAGACAGACTAAGTCATCGATTCACGCTCACGATTGGATCTGGTAGGTGGGGCCGTCGGATAGGAGATGAGGGTTGGGTGGGTgggtgcagaggagagaagagaggaagaaggaaggaacGGAGGGAGGTAGAAGATGaccaaaaattttatttttttttatttttttacctttttaattCGTGGGCCTATATTGACACGTGACGTTCATTTATTATATACATGAgcaccacgtcatcagttaacgatTGATTTAATAGTAACATTAACGGATGTATAAAAGTGTCATAAAATTATGATTTTAGGTACCACtctggaataaaaaaaattcatggaccaaatgttgaaaacaaaaaaacttcagaTAGTAAACTGAGATGAACTCTTTTTTTTAAGTAACCTAATTTATTTGATCAAGAAACGTGAAATGTATAATATTAAAGTAATGGTTGTATATAtatcttcttttgatattaatttttaatgatatttgatgtagaaataaaatttttatgtatttaatgAATCCTTTTTTATACATATTAATGTAGAAAGAACCGATACTTGGTACTACGttctagtgatatttttcttcacttataagtgagagatcttagattcgattctcagtaaaaatgaatttgaactatattattattAGCCTATTATGAGGTTTAGCATATTCCTCCACAATGTCATACCCTTAAGGTAAATATATCtttttccataaaaaaatatacaaaaaattggaagttaGATAACTTAAGGACCTACTTCGAAAGCTCACATATGGTTCCAAATTGTCAAGGCCGTCCTAGCTGGTGTGTGGGACCTATGCGTGTCAGCCACAGTACATCATGTGTGTCAGCTATGCGATATTTATGATAAAAATTAATGTGGGTCCATGTATTGATGGTGAGCGGTGAGCAGAagtattaagaaaaaaaaaacctaatgaaaagagtttgaaaactttgagttttaataataaggacaaaataaattgtaagtgaatagtaacatgattgattttttagtataaaaatataattttttattaaaataaatagtaccgaaagcttttcgttaaagttactttaagaaaaaaggaCCAATACTCCAATAATGCCCAACTACTTTTGCCTCGTCTCTGCTGTGACTACATCACAAAATTGCCATTCCTCCTCTCCGCTACCTAAAGCAAAACCAAGCCAAAATCTTTGCTCTTTCTTTCGTCCGCAAATTGCTATGGCGATCAATGTTGTTATAGTCTCTCTGGTACTTTCGACTGGCATCAGATCcgtattttttatatttttctatatTGCATAAAGAAAGATAATAGTGTAATTCATGAATTATTCTGGTgattaaatttttctttttcaatccaCTTCTCAAAAATCTACCTCTTTTAGATTAGTATGTCAAACTAAAGT includes the following:
- the LOC126600871 gene encoding uncharacterized protein LOC126600871, which produces MTDFMALSSSFSGDSGSHEYLYDVFLSFRGGDTRKNFVDHVYAALEKEGFLIFRDGDELERGEDIKSELMRAIRKSRCSIVVFSEGYASSRWCLDELVMILECKRKFDQFVFPVFYGVDPSHVRDQKGSVAEAFDRHVKSQPLDKVKRWKSALTEAANISGMVMLNQADWNASKFIEDLVATTKERVQRSRPFRMSPYLVGIDSRVKDINSWLQDEYSDIGLLVVHGTSGIGKTTIAKCAYNLNMARFYRSSFLENISETSQLPSGLLHVQERVLYDICGRKVKLKNVSEGKFEIGRAVYSQRFFLVLDGLESMDEFDAVTCGLKEARFGSKIIITTTNARVLSAALEFGYKVCTVGILNDNESLELFCWHAFKQFQPIEGYMERSKSIVQYCGGLPLALAILGSSLSGRSIDAWESTLKELKTIPDSSIMRTLKISYDSLYDHERALFLHIACFFVGIDRDYIVSILHGCDFDIIAAMESLIEKCLLTIDRDNKVYMHRLILDVGREIARQEARKPGKRSRMCREKDSFQVLTEKNINFPPETSATDDLMTLTSSSSSNSRSQYLYDVFLSFRGEDTRENFVDHLYAALKKEGLLAFRDDNELERGEDVEPRLLRTIRKSRCSIVVFSEGYASSRWCLDELVMILECKRTFDQFVLPVFYGVDPSDVRKQTESIAKAFARHEKGQPLDKVKVWRAALTEAANIGGTMLQIEADWHERKFIKNLVAATTEILQSLLIRLCPVELNGFFEELPKGLKWSRWFEFPLNSIPDGLTLDRLVVLEARYSSWRQVWKGRKYLPSLKILDVCHSHNLTEVPDLSLVPNLEKLILNNCKNLVGIHGSIGKLERLVYLNIKGCKRIRKFPKHMPENLETIITHGCSNLEEFRIMQSKMMMHLKALDADEAHISGLVYGAHKSGRTFWDWFNKNTKLIVHVNIPHLLRGCEKFMKLIIQQYHAATNNQKLKWLNHKYSGVQNLKLIPSVTVSLHKLSKVADSYSAGTTYRDLISCQGSKIVEDVNLEEKAGCEIEVADVEDEGLTESLKSSLFLYCSLFPLDYEFRKYELVQLWIAEGFIGEMHRERMEDTGILYFDFMESEGFFVPSRSDFSVDFDSVFSLPIYNPSNFLYKINTIKLSVLEKQIYQDGYFRAVDGKLDGASEMTQHLSLIFKNMDEVGCGVLQKFKRLRTLLLFNGSRSSIKQVPRNLLSGLKLLRTLNLSGTLISELPSSIRNVKALRYLDVSHTPIRQLPEAIDSLHNLQTIKLRGCVNFVQLPKGIKKLTNLRHVELDIIRQLDSLPAYLGNLTNLQTLSAFLVGRDQGCNIGELKNLNHLKGALRISRLENVLTKEEAEKASLSTKKSLQRVVLRWSSLLVENVREKEILECLQPHYGLQELGIQNYSGSTLPAWISNRAFADLLVVTLYRCKNCKRLPSLGQLPALKFLSIIEMNEVEEIHHHLFRNDGVAQEDPAFLKLERLEIDIMLNLKEWMAIKQGDLPSLLKLTVDSCPELVTLPSLSELKSLKHLEFRHCPKLLPLSQDGLPTSLESLVIICCPQLKEWCTKRGGQDQDNLSHVPRVWLDHEELKMQGEQSFSDA